In a single window of the Micrococcaceae bacterium Sec5.7 genome:
- a CDS encoding AAA family ATPase, with product MHDADLAQERDYVAGLYARLDELRDEKRTQLAQVRRAGAVGTMQNVSERDAFAALYEDRLAQLDAVDDRLVFGRLDLDSGEAQYIGRIGLTTEDLQRLMVDWRAPEAGHFYQATAFDRQGVRRRRHLILQGREVKAIEDDVLDADMLADNASLQGEGALLAALNSKRTGRMSDIVGTIQSEQDRIIRSSISGAVVVQGGPGTGKTAVALHRAAYLLYTHRDRLKSAGVLLVGPSSSFMKYIERVLPSLGETGVVMASVGRLMPGINAVAEPDSTVAAIKGRLDMAGVVANAVAHRQRIPLEDRILDVDGRRLVLTPRQVRRARERARSTGKPHNESRVTFVKILLRELTEQMTELVEAGSIGNNADRSYLAEDVRTSRDVRIALNLCWMPLTPEKLISELLSKQSVLEACTPKLTLEERALLLRPADAPWTEADVPLLDEAAELLGELDPAAGRGLAQQEHDRARDIANAKQTLVNMETAGVDVLVTAEELVDQNQEREARLTAAERATSDRTWAFGHIVVDEAQELSPMQWRLLVRRCPLKSFTIVGDIAQTSSVSGANSWQSALAPMFGDRWQLEELTVNYRTPSQIAEAAARMANAAGLVVSVPKAVREGRWSPVIDRVQPGSIVSRLVEVLPEELAALDGGLLAVIADGQLLPEATAALRAVYGRRVGTGAGSYEQDVVVISPREAKGLEFDGVVVLEPSMMLNHKHGRVGDLYVAMTRPTQRLRLIAAAGVPAGIER from the coding sequence ATGCACGACGCCGATTTGGCCCAGGAACGCGACTATGTTGCCGGTTTGTACGCACGGCTTGACGAGTTGCGCGACGAAAAACGCACGCAGCTGGCCCAGGTGCGGCGCGCCGGTGCTGTGGGTACCATGCAGAACGTCTCGGAACGTGACGCTTTTGCGGCGCTGTACGAGGACCGATTGGCGCAACTCGACGCCGTCGACGACCGCCTTGTGTTTGGCCGGCTGGATCTTGACTCCGGTGAAGCCCAGTACATCGGCCGCATCGGCCTCACCACCGAGGACCTGCAGCGGCTTATGGTGGACTGGCGCGCGCCTGAAGCCGGACACTTTTACCAGGCCACCGCGTTTGACCGGCAGGGCGTCCGCCGCCGCCGGCACCTGATTCTGCAGGGCCGCGAGGTCAAGGCCATCGAGGACGACGTCCTGGATGCCGACATGCTGGCAGACAACGCTTCACTGCAGGGCGAGGGCGCATTGCTCGCAGCGCTGAATTCCAAACGCACCGGGAGGATGTCGGACATTGTCGGCACCATCCAGTCGGAGCAGGACCGCATCATCCGGTCCTCCATTTCCGGGGCCGTTGTGGTCCAGGGTGGTCCAGGCACGGGAAAAACGGCCGTTGCCCTGCACCGCGCGGCGTACCTGCTGTACACGCACCGTGACCGGCTCAAGTCCGCCGGCGTGCTGCTGGTGGGCCCGTCGTCGTCCTTTATGAAGTACATCGAACGGGTATTGCCTTCGCTTGGTGAAACCGGCGTGGTGATGGCGAGCGTCGGCAGGCTGATGCCCGGCATCAACGCTGTGGCAGAGCCGGATTCCACCGTGGCCGCCATCAAGGGCCGCCTGGACATGGCTGGCGTGGTGGCCAACGCGGTTGCCCACCGTCAGCGGATTCCCCTGGAAGACCGGATCCTGGACGTCGACGGACGCCGGCTGGTCCTCACCCCGCGGCAGGTCCGCCGGGCACGCGAACGGGCGCGTTCCACGGGCAAACCGCACAACGAGTCGCGCGTGACTTTCGTCAAGATCCTGCTCCGCGAGCTGACTGAGCAGATGACGGAGCTCGTGGAGGCCGGCAGCATCGGCAACAATGCGGACCGCTCCTATCTTGCTGAGGACGTCCGCACGTCCCGCGACGTCCGCATTGCACTGAATTTGTGCTGGATGCCCTTGACCCCGGAGAAGCTGATCAGCGAGCTGCTCAGCAAACAGTCAGTCCTGGAGGCCTGCACCCCCAAGCTCACTTTGGAGGAGCGTGCCTTGCTGCTTCGTCCCGCGGACGCCCCGTGGACCGAAGCTGATGTTCCGTTGCTGGACGAAGCAGCCGAGCTCCTTGGCGAATTGGATCCGGCTGCCGGCCGCGGTCTGGCCCAGCAGGAACATGACCGCGCACGCGACATCGCGAATGCAAAGCAGACTCTGGTCAATATGGAAACAGCAGGCGTGGACGTCCTGGTGACCGCCGAGGAACTGGTGGACCAGAACCAGGAACGCGAGGCCAGGCTGACGGCAGCCGAGCGCGCCACAAGCGACCGCACCTGGGCCTTCGGGCACATCGTGGTGGACGAGGCCCAGGAGCTTTCGCCCATGCAGTGGCGGCTCCTGGTTCGCCGCTGCCCGCTGAAATCGTTCACCATCGTGGGGGACATTGCGCAGACCAGTTCCGTTTCCGGCGCCAATTCCTGGCAGAGTGCCCTGGCGCCGATGTTCGGCGACCGCTGGCAGCTCGAAGAGCTGACGGTCAACTACCGCACACCGTCCCAGATCGCCGAGGCCGCCGCCCGGATGGCGAACGCAGCGGGCCTCGTGGTTTCAGTGCCCAAGGCTGTCCGCGAAGGCCGCTGGTCCCCGGTTATTGACCGTGTGCAGCCGGGCAGCATCGTCAGCCGGCTCGTGGAAGTGCTTCCGGAGGAGCTTGCAGCGCTCGACGGCGGTTTGCTGGCAGTAATTGCCGACGGCCAGCTCCTGCCGGAAGCCACCGCCGCTTTGCGCGCGGTTTACGGACGGCGCGTCGGCACCGGCGCCGGAAGCTACGAACAGGACGTTGTAGTCATCAGCCCGCGGGAAGCCAAGGGCCTGGAATTCGACGGCGTCGTGGTGCTTGAGCCTTCCATGATGCTGAACCACAAGCACGGACGGGTCGGAGATCTCTACGTTGCCATGACGCGGCCCACCCAGCGGCTGCGGCTGATCGCGGCTGCCGGAGTCCCGGCAGGCATCGAACGCTGA